The following coding sequences are from one Oryzias melastigma strain HK-1 linkage group LG20, ASM292280v2, whole genome shotgun sequence window:
- the LOC112151122 gene encoding phthiocerol synthesis polyketide synthase type I PpsD isoform X1, with the protein MSASQEEAEVLDCSPSGPPDLSDEHGSSDRNRRKRRSDCEREEEEMLCCASCEVVLKHPFSPCCGHLFCRQCITSNREQSALPGHCPKKSRVELKADRGGAEEGHQSVPDERHTGRPADGAEPLIHGEPGRDRTSVHSFSTERMEEEDSIAVVGMGCNFPGGEGLENFWKVLEGGRNCSATVPKSRFDLASWHDPDATKVGKSCTEKAALVDGFNDFDNKLFDISDIEAKQMDPQQKQLLQCVYRALEDAGLPMEKASGTRTGVFIGIMNRDYESNGGNIHPSLINHFTGTGLAMSIAANRVSYCFNFTGPSLTLDTACSSSLVALHLACQSIRQGDCEMAVCGGVNFITEPRVFVVLSRAKMISPEGTSKPFSSRADGYGRGEGCGVVLLKPLKKALEDHDNIWGIISKTAVNQDGRTVSPITRPSMTQQEELLRKIYSHSDIANVQYVEAHGTGTPVGDPTEAQSISNVIAKARPCGSEALWIGSVKGNIGHTESAAGIAGAMKVMLMMKHETIVPSVFHSDENCSVDTKSLKIKIPNKTEPWESSRARVAGVNNFGFGGTNAHAIIKQHIPCNFKKKCDERLTKYFVLSASSPKSLTMMTEDTIRHLDAHAEVDLDSLLYTSACRRSHQKHKYRKAIVTSSIADLKEKLCASVDQNVRPALSDPRLVFVYCGNGVNYHGMCKQLLKSEPIFRECIKEISQLFQIHSSLNILNTLESDFERNDFQNPDVVQPLLFAIQVGITTLLRCWGVKPNAVLGHSVGEVAAAHCSGLLSLEEAVKVIYIRSSMQSKVTGGKMLVISNMAVSEVSSLLTKYAGRVSLAAFNSPQSCTLSGDADAIESIHGELRASDSRNTLFLRVLDVPSAYHSHMMDSILPDIRETIGPLQASVPETELYSTVTGKEVQQGDFCTGEYWARNIRDPVVFEEALKVAQKENRNTVFLEVGPRKALQRNIMETLGDNTAVVASVEPQREQESTISVLSKLFELGVAVDWNSFYRGHETIPLPFPKYHFDCSDRDVIIAAAKNNKGSSHPVLCQTGSEDNLFICDLTSDTTFYLKEHKHADVPIVPGAFYVDLGLAAFLAISRPKVPLSSLQISVSFHKPCVLTQNYPEIKVQLTQKENETSFTVFSSSAEYASGSVVSKLEDLIEEPWISLSSIRKRCTSVLNFQQFYSYLSEQGFQYGEVFQNKGDVYYGKDLMEAFAAVSIPEELLPHLHECCIHPVVLDYLIQLLPLTVKHITTDRVGFPAKVGSLTVFQPLQKDMIIYLRATHVGMDHFEVCGCFADMEGRVLVEAKDVMFKDLSNVNIEEYFYHNSFSVVLESSTTSPPPKALVFSDVLGISDDLKQHLDQGSRYVSFTHANHIVNHGFSSLLTNLNITDIEKNFDEALFLWYTEDLPSLKFDVLSQILANCCDVFRQIIVELRKIKFSKAIRVVTYSSSDITVDRISPGFVFAGLTRSFAAEMSDLSFQLVDMEKISPENITALSEVLRQYPCNDFPELVVKDGKIFKPTIIHSPLDVTDRAEGSCISANSKPFILETNDGKRISQLSALQFDKDPGPICNTFVEIKLSKVCVHSSDYFPVSDSHLKSGQTLYWNKHSSQKHKLLALDYSGIIKAVGKDVTTLKVGDHIASCYPIVAADKVRVPESVCYSTETLPFLRETPCVSFLVLSWHILRPVLSISKQNLGILCSEPHAALVDVLTHTSTKLGCNVIVSTHCEDFFDIQLDALVIVPPFDETMTAKIADLSGLQVVVLLCESQVKGVLVQDVFQSVKDGVYVQTVQMQEVLQKGNLSAHGPHVLQWLKSLSLEKKCAPEMNPFQNVKSEAASTCSEGSASYFSSKKLAVVSLQDNVDGNTSDIPVLPTKKQFFTKGAVYIVTGGLSGLGFETVRFISQRGGGNVVSLSRSKPSAEVQQEMCALEKEHENCIISMQCDVSVFEDVHKVIIAIGQKFPGCPIRGVFHSAVVLHDGIIEALNTSLYEKVFKPKVNGVLNLHRATQHCPLDYFVCYSSISAFLGNPSQSNYAAANSFLDMFCHYRRQLGLPGQSISWGALKLGLLDNKEHLQHILEVYGIMGLELAEIRKSLEQCLKLNRAQQAVCRFNFKNISYNVFSHNSSLTKRLYALVEEAIRKSRQGFFQTKKANSIPPREYITTLLSETFGLDKSEMTDESFLSALGMDSMQAMTVQNLILQERRVNLPLVKLLDPAATLSTLVATLTESEMVRNVASSSP; encoded by the exons ATGAGTGCCTCTCAGGAGGAGGCAGAGGTTCTGGACTGCAGTCCCTCAGGACCTCCTGACCTCAGTGATGAACATGGATCTTCAGACAGAAA taggaggaagaggaggagtgactgtgagagggaggaggaggagatgctcTGCTGTGCTTCCTGTGAGGTTGTGCTCAAGCATCCCTTCTCCCCCTGCTGTGGACACCTGTTCTGCAGACAGTGCATCACCTCAAACAGGGAGCAGTCTGCTCTACCGGGCCACTGCCCCAAAAAATCCAGAGTTGAACTGAAGGCGGACAGAGGTGGAG CAGAGGAGGGTCACCAGAGCGTTCCAGACGAACGCCACACGGGCCGGCCGGCTGACGGAGCTGAACCTCTGATCCACGGTGAGCCTGGAAGGGACAGGACTTCAGTGCACAG TTTTTCAACAGAAAG gatggaggaggaggacagcaTCGCTGTGGTTGGAATGGGATGCAACTTTCCTGGAG GAGAAGGGCTGGAGAACTTCTGGAAGGTTCTGGAGGGCGGCAGAAACTGCTCGGCCACAGTTCCCAAAAGCAGATTTGACTTGGCGAGCTGGCATGACCCTGATGCCACCAAAGTGGGCAAATCCTGCACAGAGAAGGCAGCCCTGGTTGACGG gtTTAATGATTTCGACAACAAACTCTTTGACATCAGTGATATTGAGGCGAAACAAATGGACCCTCAACAAAAACAACTCCTTCAGTGCGTCTACAGGGCATTGGAAGATGCTGGTCTTCCAATGGAGAAAGCCAGCGGGACCCGAACAGGAGTATTCATTG GCATCATGAACAGAGATTATGAAAGCAATGGGGGAAATATCCACCCAAGTCTGATAAACCACTTCACAGGGACAGGGCTGGCCATGAGCATCGCTGCAAACAGAGTATCCTACTGCTTTAATTTCACCGGCCCGTCTCTGACCTTAGACACTGCCTGCTCATCTTCGCTTGTGGCTCTTCATCTGGCTTGTCAGTCCATTAGACAAG GTGACTGTGAAATGGCTGTTTGTGGAGGAGTGAACTTCATCACGGAGCCAAGGGTGTTTGTGGTGCTCAGTAGAGCCAAAATGATCTCCCCTGAAGGGACCAGCAAGCCTTTTTCCAGCCGAGCGGATGGCTACGGCAGAGGGGAGGGCTGTGGGGTCGTTCTCCTGAAACCCCTGAAAAAG GCTCTAGAGGACCATGACAACATATGGGGCATCATCAGCAAAACTGCAGTCAACCAAGATGGACGTACAGTCTCCCCAATCACCAGACCCTCCATGACACAGCAAGAAGAACTGCTGCGTAAAATCTACTCACACTCTGACATTGCTAATGTCCAGTATGTGGAGGCTCATGGAACTGGGACACCAGTTGGAGACCCAACAGAGGCGCAAAGCATATCTAATGTGATTGCTAAAGCCAGACCTTGTGGTTCGGAAGCTCTGTGGATTGGGTCTGTGAAAGGGAACATTGGACACACAGAGTCTGCAGCTGGAATAGCTGGGGCCATGAAGGTCATGCTAATGATGAAGCACGAAACCATTGTTCCTTCTGTTTTTCACTCTGATGAGAATTGCAGTGTTGATACCAAATCCTTGAAGATTAAAATTCCCAACAAAACAGAGCCATGGGAATCTTCCAGGGCAAGAGTTGCAGGTGTGAACAACTTTGGCTTTGGTGGAACAAATGCACATGCAATTATCAAGCAACACATCCCGtgcaattttaagaaaaagtgtgACGAAAGACTTACAAAATACTTTGTCTTGTCAGCCAGTTCTCCAAAGTCTCTTACAATGATGACTGAGGACACTATTAGACATCTTGATGCCCACGCAGAAGTTGATCTAGATTCTCTGTTGTACACATCAGCTTGCAGACGAAgccaccaaaaacacaaatacagaaaGGCCATTGTGACATCATCCATTGCTGACCTGAAGGAAAAGTTGTGTGCCAGTGTAGACCAAAATGTCAGACCAGCCCTATCAGATCCAAGACTGGTGTTTGTGTACTGTGGAAATGGTGTCAACTACCATGGCATGTGCAAGCAGCTTTTGAAAAGTGAGCCAATATTCAGAGAGTGCATCAAAGAGATATCTCAACTTTTCCAGATCCACAGCTCTCTGAACATTCTGAACACACTTGAGAGtgattttgaaagaaatgaCTTTCAAAACCCAGATGTTGTTCAACCACTACTTTTTGCTATCCAGGTTGGCATCACCACCTTGCTCAGGTGTTGGGGGGTCAAGCCTAACGCTGTGCTTGGACACTCTGTGGGTGAAGTTGCAGCTGCTCACTGCTCTGGACTCTTGTCTCTAGAGGAAGCCGTAAAGGTCATTTACATTCGCAGCTCAATGCAGAGCAAAGTCACTGGGGGGAAGATGCTTGTGATCAGCAACATGGCGGTCTCAGAGGTAAGCTCCTTACTCACCAAGTACGCTGGGAGAGTAAGTCTCGCTGCTTTCAACAGCCCACAGTCCTGCACCCTTTCAGGTGATGCAGATGCAATTGAAAGCATCCATGGGGAGCTACGCGCCTCAGATAGCAGAAACACTCTATTCCTTCGTGTTCTAGATGTCCCTTCTGCTTACCACAGCCACATGATGGATTCAATCCTGCCTGATATCAGGGAAACAATTGGTCCCCTCCAAGCTAGTGTCCCTGAGACAGAGCTGTACTCAACAGTTACAGGGAAAGAAGTACAGCAGGGAGACTTCTGCACTGGTGAATACTGGGCTAGAAACATTCGTGACCCTGTTGTTTTTGAGGAGGCATTAAAGGTGgcacagaaagaaaacagaaacacagtcTTTCTAGAGGTAGGACCAAGAAAGGCACTTCAGAGAAACATCATGGAAACTCTGGGGGACAACACAGCTGTTGTAGCTTCAGTGGAACCACAAAGAGAACAGGAATCAACCATTTCTGTGTTGTCTAAACTGTTTGAACTAGGTGTTGCAGTAGATTGGAACAGTTTTTACAGAGGCCATGAGACAATACCGCTGCCATTCCCAAAGTATCACTTTGACTGTTCAGACAGAGATGTTATCATTGCAGCAGCAAAGAATAACAAAGGCAGCTCTCACCCCGTGCTTtgtcagacaggaagtgaagatAACCTTTTCATCTGTGACCTCACATCTGATACTACTTTCTACTTGAAAGAGCACAAGCACGCGGATGTTCCCATAGTTCCTGGTGCATTCTATGTCGACTTGGGTTTGGCTGCATTTTTGGCAATCTCTAGACCAAAGGTACCCCTCAGCTCACTGCAGATCAGTGTCAGCTTTCACAAGCCATGTGTATTAACACAAAATTATCCAGAAATAAAGGTCCAACTGACTCAAAAGGAGAATGAAaccagcttcactgttttctcCTCGTCCGCAGAGTATGCTTCAGGCTCAGTGGTTTCAAAACTAGAAGACCTGATTGAAGAGCCGTGGATTTCACTCAGCTCTATCCGCAAACGATGCACATCTGTGCTGAACTTTCAACAGTTTTATTCCTATCTGTCTGAGCAAGGCTTCCAGTATGGAGAGGTCTTtcagaataagggagatgtttACTATGGGAAGGATCTGATGGAAGCTTTTGCAGCTGTATCAATTCCTGAGGAGCTACTGCCTCATTTGCATGAGTGCTGCATTCATCCTGTTGTGTTGGATTATCTGATTCAGCTTCTCCCTCTTACGGTGAAGCACATCACAACTGACAGAGTTGGATTTCCTGCCAAAGTAGGAAGTCTGACAGTGTTTCAACCCTTACAAAAGGACATGATCATCTATCTGCGGGCAACTCATGTGGGAATGGACCACTTTGAGGTTTGTGGATGCTTTGCTGACATGGAAGGAAGAGTGCTGGTAGAGGCTAAAGATGTGATGTTCAAGGACCTCAGTAACGTGAACATTGAAGAGTACTTTTACCACAATTCTTTCAGTGTCGTCCTAGAAAGTTCTACTACTTCTCCTCCTCCAAAGGCTTTGGTCTTTTCAGATGTATTAGGGATCTCAGATGATCTGAAACAACATTTGGACCAAGGATCTAGATATGTTTCCTTCACACATGCCAACCACATCGTAAATCATggattttcttcacttttgacAAATCTCAATATCACAGATATTGAGAAAAACTTTGATGAGGCATTGTTCCTATGGTACACAGAAGACCTCCCATCATTGAAATTTGATGTCCTTTCGCAAATTCTGGCGAATTGCTGTGATGTTTTTCGCCAAATAATTGTTGAGCTGAGGAAGATTAAATTCTCCAAAGCAATCAGAGTGGTGACTTACAGTTCATCTGACATCACTGTAGATCGCATAAGTccaggttttgtttttgctggttTGACCAGATCCTTTGCTGCAGAGATGTCAGATCTTTCCTTTCAACTCGTCGACATGGAAAAGATTTCCCCAGAGAACATTACTGCTCTCTCTGAGGTCCTAAGACAATATCCTTGCAACGACTTCCCAGAGTTGGTGGTAAAAGATGGGAAAATCTTCAAACCTACCATTATCCACTCTCCTCTAGATGTCACTGACAGAGCAGAGGGAAGTTGCATCTCTGCAAATTCAAAGCCTTTCATTCTCGAGACGAATGATGGCAAAAGAATCAGTCAGCTAAGTGCTCTTCAGTTCGACAAGGATCCTGGACCAATCTGCAACACTTTTGTTGAAATCAAGCTCAGTAAAGTATGTGTTCATTCATCTGATTACTTTCCCGTCAGTGACTCACATTTGAAAAGTGGCCAGACTCTCTACTGGAACAAGCACTCATCTCAAAAACACAAGCTGCTGGCCCTTGACTATAGTGGCATCATCAAGGCAGTTGGCAAAGATGTAACAACACTTAAAGTGGGGGATCACATTGCCTCTTGCTATCCCATTGTGGCAGCTGATAAGGTCAGAGTTCCTGAGTCTGTTTGCTACAGCACTGAGACTCTCCCATTTCTGCGTGAGACACCATGTGTTTCATTCCTTGTGCTTTCATGGCACATCCTCCGTCCAGTCTTGAGCATATCGAAACAGAATCTGGGGATCTTGTGCTCAGAACCACATGCTGCTCTTGTGGATGTCTTGACACATACCTCTACCAAACTGGGCTGCAATGTAATTGTCAGCACACATTGTGAAGACTTTTTTGACATTCAGTTAGATGCACTTGTCATTGTGCCACCTTTTGATGAAACCATGACTGCTAAAATAGCTGATCTCTCCGGACTTCAAGTTGTTGTTCTTCTCTGTGAATCTCAAGTTAAGGGTGTTTTGGTTCAGGATGTTTTCCAAAGTGTAAAAGACGGTGTTTATGTGCAGACAGTTCAGATGCAAGAAGTTTTGCAAAAAGGAAACCTGAGTGCACACGGGCCGCACGTTCTTCAGTGGCTCAAGTCCCTCAGCTTAGAGAAGAAGTGTGCTCCTGAAATGAACCCTTTTCAAAATGTCAAGTCTGAAGCCGCAAGTACCTGTTCAGAGGGATCTGCCTCCTACTTCAGCTCAAAGAAACTGGCTGTGGTGTCTCTGCAGGACAATGTAGACGGAAACACCTCTGACATCCCAGTGCTGCCAACAAAGAAGCAGTTTTTCACAAAGGGAGCAGTTTACATTGTGACCGGTGGTCTCTCTGGTCTAGGCTTTGAAACAGTCAGATTTATTTCCCAGAGAGGGGGGGGCAATGTTGTCAGCCTGTCCAGGAGCAAGCCTTCAGCAGAGGTCCAGCAGGAAATGTGTGCTCTGGAGAAGGAGCATGAAAACTGCATCATTAGCATGCAGTGTGATGTTTCAGTCTTTGAAGATGTGCATAAGGTGATCATCGCCATTGGACAGAAGTTCCCTGGCTGTCCTATCAGAGGAGTGTTTCACAGTGCAGTTGTTCTGCATGATGGGATCATTGAGGCTCTGAACACATCTCTTTATGAGAAGGTTTTCAAACCTAAAGTGAATGGGGTGTTGAATTTACACCGTGCCACACAGCACTGTCCACTGGACTACTTTGTGTGTTACTCCTCCATTTCTGCTTTCTTGGGAAACCCATCACAATCAAACTATGCAGCTGCCAACTCTTTCCTTGACATGTTCTGCCATTACAGGCGTCAACTTGGGCTGCCGGGACAGTCCATCAGCTGGGGGGCACTGAAATTGGGACTGCTTGACAATAAGGAGCATTTGCAGCACATTTTGGAAGTTTATGGCATCATGGGGCTTGAACTAGCTGAAATTCGAAAAAGTTTAGAGCAGTGCCTCAAACTCAACCGAGCCCAGCAGGCTGTTTGCAGGTTTAACTTCAAAAACATCAGCTATAACGTCTTCTCTCACAATAGCTCCTTGACCAAGCGGCTGTACGCATTAGTCGAGGAAGCTATTCGGAAATCCAGACAGGGATTTTTCCAGACAAAGAAAGCCAACTCAATCCCACCAAGAGAGTACATCACAACTCTGCTCAGTGAGACTTTTGGCTTGGACAAGAGTGAGATGACAGATGAGTCTTTTCTTTCAGCCTTAGGCATGGACTCCATGCAGGCAATGACTGTACAAAACCTAATCCTGCAGGAGAGAAGAGTCAATCTCCCCTTGGTGAAACTTTTGGATCCTGCTGCCACACTCTCAACTCTGGTGGCTACTCTAACGGAGTCAGAAATGGTCAGAAATGTAGCTTCAAGCAGTCCTTAA